Genomic window (Magnolia sinica isolate HGM2019 chromosome 6, MsV1, whole genome shotgun sequence):
GCTTATTCGGCCAACTGACAAATCCTTCACCCTTAATCTCCATTAACACCTGCTCCTGTGATTTATTGAGCGGAGTGTATACCGAGAACTTCCAGTCGGGTCGTTTTCCTAACTTACGTTCATCGCGCGTTTGGTCTTCCTTGCGGTTCTTCCCTCCGGacgagtcaacttcctttttagCTGACTCTTTAGCCGAGGTTTTCGCGCTCTGGGCGGCTTCACACAGATTCCGTGTTTCCTCGGCATCTGCGTACTTATCCGACCGAATCATAAACTCAGCCAGAGTCATAGGCGGATTCTTGTTTAGAGATGCCAGAAACGGCTTGTCCTTAACCCCTTGCATGATGGAATTGAGTGCTGTCTCCTTTGAATGTTTCCGAACATGGAGCGACTCAAAATTGAAACGCTCGATGTAGTCTTTCAGTAACTCTCCCTCCTTTTGAACTATGTTTTTCAGATGCGCAgggggcttcaacttcttcttccctctAATAAAATTGGTGAGAAATGCATCATTGAGCTCCGCAAACGAGCTAATGGACTTCGatttcagctgtttgaaccaaagtcgaactacgtcggctaaggtgag
Coding sequences:
- the LOC131249598 gene encoding uncharacterized protein LOC131249598, whose product is MKYSRNAHQNRPEIKASPFVEEVMQARLPKRFYLPQITPFTGKIDPTKHIECFRTYMDLHDASDAVMCRAFSLTLADVVRLWFKQLKSKSISSFAELNDAFLTNFIRGKKKLKPPAHLKNIVQKEGELLKDYIERFNFESLHVRKHSKETALNSIMQGVKDKPFLASLNKNPPMTLAEFMIRSDKYADAEETRNLCEAAQSAKTSAKESAKKEVDSSGGKNRKEDQTRDERKLGKRPDWKFSVYTPLNKSQEQVLMEIKGEGFVSWPNKPRSNPNWRNKDKYCHYHRHHGHNTSACYHLKEEIKRLIREG